One genomic segment of Helianthus annuus cultivar XRQ/B chromosome 14, HanXRQr2.0-SUNRISE, whole genome shotgun sequence includes these proteins:
- the LOC110889572 gene encoding flowering time control protein FPA, with protein sequence MRPPFKSNNTIGNKNLTDSSPSDAMFSNLWVGNLTPDVTELDLRNLFEKHGVVDSVTCYPARSYAFVNMRRPEDAKRAKDSLQAVVLRGGSLKIDFAKPARPCKTLWVSGINMSTSKEDMEQEFSKFGKIEDFRFIRDKNTAYIDYARLEDASKALKMMNGKYKGGSVLRVDYLRSQSKRDPGHDFRDVKEGQYFRSMVPLDSPWLPPDAVNPSYNGAKRQQHNMPLEGNEDQPSNVLVISYPPVVHVDEQMLHNAMILFGEIDNITSFPSRNYSLVEFRSVEEAQLAKDGLRGRLFNDPRISIMFLNNEHAPNNDISGFHHPGTKPHGMFNEFPPPGPPMDAYGHPVLMPARPPFGPPDSFDPLLQGPEFNPMGVPNWRSPGPTRTSPGTWDVFDASQLHREPKRLRTGGNTPLREMKDQGVLGPDPAYGGPTKFPTRGAEKGRPGSDYIWRGVIAKGGTPVCNARCVPIREWVGYDIPEVVNCSARTGLDMLAKHYTDAVGFDIVFFLPDSEEDFASYTEFVRYLGDRNRAGVAKFDDGTTLFLVPPSEFLSEVLNVSGPERLYGVVLKFPQHASASSSQPQFIDKQQVPSQNEYNVVPSGEKVLQVDYSGVPHDDLKSNPKSTGPSHNPLAPPPPAVSTPTPQTGLALTPELIATLASLAKGNFNDQQPSAAGPPNERPPWEYEPELSNNTFHGQPPILPGHQGYQSNMVNNAHLTASGNFPPMQDYSFGMPLHDGVPSPMPQSGQFAVPVQPNQQYLPNIPQETHPGSVLQAGANPYGANVYQPQRPENPGMQLPEQMQQLQSALYAAGQPPSDFDADKNERYQSTLQFATNLLLQIHQQQPSGQGSGSGSLH encoded by the exons ATGAGGCCTCCGTTCAAATCAAACAACACAATCGGCAACAAAAACCTAACCGATTCTTCACCATCCGATGCGATGTTCAGCAATCTATGGGTCGGAAACCTGACGCCCGATGTTACGGAGTTAGATTTGCGCAATTTGTTCGAGAAACACGGTGTTGTTGATAGCGTTACGTGTTATCCGGCTCGTAGTTATGCGTTTGTCAATATGAGGCGCCCTGAGGATGCCAAGAGAGCCAAGGACTCGCTTCAAGCTGTTGTGTTGCGTGGTGGATCGCTCAAGATTGATTTTGCTAAACCG GCTAGACCCTGCAAGACTCTGTGGGTAAGTGGCATCAACATGTCCACATCCAAAGAAGACATGGAACAAGAGTTTTCTAAATTTGGTAAAATTGAGGATTTCAGATTTATCAGGGATAAGAATACGGCATACATCGATTATGCCAGACTGGAGGATGCATCAAAGGCCCTTAAAATGATGAACGGAAAGTATAAAGGTGGAAGCGTGCTTCGTGTCGACTATCTAAGATCCCAGTCAAAAAGA GACCCGGGTCATGATTTTCGTGATGTGAAGGAAGGTCAATATTTTAGAAGTATGGTCCCTCTTGATTCACCTTGGTTACCACCAGATGCTGTTAATCCTTCATATAACGGTGCCAAAAGGCAACAG CATAACATGCCCTTAGAAGGAAATGAAGATCAACCAAGTAATGTTTTGGTAATTTCATATCCTCCTGTTGTGCATGTTGACGAACAGATGCTACACAATGCCATGATTTTATTTGGAGAGATTGACAATATCACAAGTTTTCCGTCAAGAAATTATTCACTTGTTGAATTTAGAAGCGTAGAAGAGGCACAACTTGCAAAAGACGGGTTGCGAGGTCGCCTTTTCAACGATCCCAGAATATCAATTATGTTTTTAAATAACGAGCATGCACCCAACAATGATATCTCTGGATTTCATCACCCTGGGACAAAACCTCATGGAATGTTTAACGAATTCCCACCCCCGGGCCCACCAATGGATGCATATGGTCATCCTGTACTAATGCCAGCTAGACCACCTTTTGGTCCTCCAGATAGCTTTGATCCTCTATTGCAAGGTCCAGAGTTCAACCCAATGGGTGTTCCTAACTGGAGAAGCCCGGGACCCACCAGGACATCTCCTGGGACATGGGATGTTTTTGATGCAAGCCAATTGCATCGGGAACCCAAAAGGCTGAGAACTGGTGGTAATACACCCTTAAGAGAGATGAAAGATCAGGGCGTGTTGGGCCCTGATCCTGCTTATGGTGGTCCCACAAAATTTCCAACCCGTGGGGCGGAAAAGGGTCGACCCGGTTCTGACTATATTTGGCGAGGCGTTATTGCTAAGGGTGGAACTCCTGTTTGTAATGCTCGTTGTGTTCCTATCAGAGAGTGGGTTGGATACGATAT CCCTGAAGTTGTTAATTGCTCAGCTAGAACAGGACTGGACATGCTGGCAAAGCACTATACAGATGCTGTTGGATTCGATATTGTTTTCTTCTTGCCTGACAGTGAAGAAGATTTTGCTTCTTACACAGAATTCGTACGCTACTTAGGTGACAGAAATCGGGCCGGGGTTGCTAAGTTTGATGATGGAACCACTTTGTTCTTGGTCCCACCTTCTGAGTTCCTTTCAGAAGTTTTGAATGTATCTGGGCCTGAACGCTTGTATGGAGTCGTTTTGAAGTTCCCTCAACATGCCTCTGCCAGCTCATCCCAACCTCAATTTATTGATAAACAACAAGTTCCTTCTCAAAATGAGTATAATGTTGTTCCCAGTGGGGAGAAGGTGCTGCAAGTTGATTATAGTGGGGTCCCACATGATGACTTGAAGTCAAACCCGAAGTCAACAGGTCCATCTCATAACCCCTTGGCTCCCCCTCCCCCAGCTGTCTCCACTCCTACCCCGCAAACTGGGCTTGCTTTAACACCTGAACTTATTGCAACCTTGGCTTCTTTAGCCAAAGGTAATTTTAACGATCAGCAACCATCGGCAGCGGGTCCCCCTAATGAGAGACCACCTTGGGAATATGAACCGGAACTGTCCAACAATACATTTCATGGTCAGCCACCAATCCTTCCCGGGCATCAGGGTTATCAGTCAAACATGGTCAACAACGCTCATTTGACCGCCTCAGGCAACTTCCCTCCTATGCAAGATTATTCTTTCGGTATGCCACTACACGATGGGGTTCCGTCACCTATGCCACAAAGTGGTCAGTTTGCAGTTCCTGTGCAGCCAAACCAGCAATATCTACCCAATATCCCACAGGAGACGCATCCTGGCTCGGTTTTACAGGCTGGAGCTAATCCTTATGGTGCTAATGTATACCAGCCACAAAGACCTGAGAATCCGGGTATGCAGCTCCCGGAGCAGATGCAGCAGCTGCAGTCCGCGTTATATGCTGCAGGTCAGCCACCGTCTGATTTTGATGCTGATAAGAACGAACGATATCAGTCAACGCTGCAGTTTGCTACGAACCTTTTGCTCCAAATACATCAGCAGCAGCCATCAGGGCAAGGGAGTGGAAGTGGTTCTCTTCACTAA